A single genomic interval of Helianthus annuus cultivar XRQ/B chromosome 13, HanXRQr2.0-SUNRISE, whole genome shotgun sequence harbors:
- the LOC110901784 gene encoding sporozoite surface protein 2-like — protein MDLFNNPDNPNNPNNPNNPNNPTQPNVFSVPGYYPTLEPNQFSQYSSNAFASFQHSPNQFAQFSQNQALQQMMMQGAYNFPPVQPQPIPTPPVQPQPIPMQPFQQSEPEDDVEVVPETQPPKGKGKRNKGKQVVGDQPYKAKATK, from the coding sequence ATGGATCTCTTCAACAACCCGGACAACCCGAACAATCCGAACAACCCGAACAATCCCAACAATCCGACCCAACCTAATGTTTTCTCGGTTCCGGGATATTATCCGACGctagaaccgaaccaattctcgCAATATTCATCAAATGCGTTCGCTTCATTCCAACACTCGCCAAACCAATTCGCTCAATTCTCCCAAAATCAAGCCCTTCAACAAATGATGATGCAGGGTGCTTATAATTTCCCACCCGTTCAACCTCAACCGATCCCCACACCACCCGTTCAACCTCAACCGATCCCGATGCAACCATTTCAACAATCCGAACCCGAAGACGATGTGGAGGTTGTTCCCGAAACCCAACCGCCTAAAGGAAAAGGAAAACGAAACAAAGGCAAGCAAGTG
- the LOC110901783 gene encoding replication protein A 70 kDa DNA-binding subunit E-like: protein MENCLQMEVAKVSMLNDLNIFSNNYSIRVKIVSMSRKMMNQNKNETYRLDMIFMDEMGTTIQASCLHKVLERFKDFLQLDQCLLITKPSLAANKSSAKYTNRNDKISLYFYTYVEKCLDWSGPKYRFNFVNLKDVVQNKIEVNTVIDWIGYVEVCFNLEDTTKKDGSKGKILNLRVEDLEGQKCLVTLWDAFAIDMFAYMNDKKREKHVVILCHFGMVNLYKGKRGVANGFEFSRFFIDTDIEEISSFRKRYKKISVSSSSNEHVGSYVISSIEDEFLNNPDFMLIGFLGTILTTKKVLVLGTITAICTDKLWYYNGCNHCKSSVEERFVTKENVDGSFDVDHTKALVINSGEIPNPYPEIFDTLIGKKYAFIINVKDYNIEQQVENYGIVMATNDDEILATLYAKFNLNQHEQSESLDVPDSCSLSTLVDLMKAEMSCNGDNVTPASKALVGNKNPSSDETKRNIREVCDVDEALGCSSTKRRMSDELYQDEDAGVSKLLIPKIEK from the exons ATGGAGAATTG TCTTCAAATGGAGGTTGCAAAGGTTAGCATGCTTAACGATCTTAATATATTCTCAAATAACTATTCGATCAGAGTGAAGATTGTTAGCATGTCGAGGAAGATGATGAATCAAAACAAAAATGAAACATATCGCCTTGATATGATCTTCATGGATGAGATG GGAACTACGATACAAGCCAGCTGTCTACATAAGGTGCTAGAAAGATTCAAGGACTTCCTTCAGCTGGATCAATGTCTTCTTATCACCAAACCGTCTCTTGCTGCTAATAAGTCCTCTGCTAAGTATACCAACAGAAATGACAAAATATCTCTGTATTTCTATACTTATGTTGAGAAATGCCTTGACTGGTCTGGACCGAAATACCGTTTTAATTTCGTTAACCTCAAGGAtgttgttcaaaataaaattgaagtTAATACAGTTATTG ATTGGATTGGTTATGTGGAAGTATGTTTCAATCTAGAGGATACAACAAAGAAGGATGGGAGCAAGGGCAAGATACTTAATCTTAGAGTTGAAGACCTTGA AGGTCAAAAGTGTCTGGTTACTTTGTGGGATGCTTTTGCTATTGACATGTTTGCTTACATGAATGATAAGAAACGAGAGAAACAtgttgttatcctttgtcatTTTGGTATGGTCAACCTTTACAAAG gCAAGCGTGGAGTTGCAAACGGGTTTGAGTTTAGCAGATTTTTTATTGACACTGACATTGAAGAGATATCCTCTTTTAGGAAGAGATATA AGAAAATTTCTGTTTCATCTTCATCAAATGAGCATGTTGGTTCTTATGTTATCTCAAGTATTGAAGATGAGTTCCTTAATAACCCTGATTTCATGCTTATTGGTTTCCTTGGAACCATATTAACG ACAAAGAAGGTTTTGGTTCTCGGCACAATCACAGCCATATGCACTGATAAACTTTGGTATTACAATGGTTGTAACCACTGTAAGTCCAGTGTGGAGGAAAGATTTGTAACGAAAGAGAATGTGGATGGTTCATTTGATGTTGATCATACAAAAGCTTTG GTTATTAATTCTGGAGAGATACCGAACCCATATCCTGAGATTTTTGACACATTGATTGGAAAGAAGTATGCGTTCATCATAAATGTTAAAGACTATAACATTGAGCAACAGGTTGAAAACTATGGTATTGTAATGGCCACTAACGATGATGAGATCCTTGCCACGCTCTACGCCAAATTCAATCTTAACCAG CATGAGCAGTCCGAATCGTTGGATGTTCCAGATTCCTGCAGTTTGTCTACTCTTGTTGATCTTATGAAG GCTGAAATGTCATGCAACGGTGACAATGTTACACCTGCATCCAAAGCACTCGTAGGCAATAAGAATCCCTCTTCTGACGAAACAAAACGTAATATTCGTGAAGTGTGCGACGTAGATGAGGCATTAGGTTGTTCCTCGACAAAGCGCCGCATGAGTGATGAACTGTATCAGGATGAAGATGCTGGTGTTTCGAAGCTTTTGATTCCGAAGATTGAGAAATAG